Part of the Actinomycetes bacterium genome, ACAGGAAGTTGTGCTTGGTGCCGGGCGACGCCTCCTCCATCTGGTTCAGCGTCTCCTTGAACCGCATCTGGGTGTTGCCGGCCACCAGCGGGCACTCCTCGACCACGTAGTCGATGCCCTTCAGCACGCAGTAGGCCGCGGTCTCGCGCTCAGCCACCCGGTAGAGCGGCTTCACCTTCTTGACCAGGCCCGGCCGCGTCGCCTCGAGCACCGGGAACTGGCGTGCCATGGCCGCGGTGTCCCAGCGCAGGGTGTTGCCGAACAGCACGGCCGCCTCGTCGTCGAGGTTGTGGCCGGTGGCGACCACGTCGTAGCCGCCCTCCAGGGCGGCCCGGTTGAACACGTACCGCTTGGACAGGCCGCACACGCCGCAGGACGAGCGGCCGTGCTTCCCGGCCGCCTGCGGGATCGTGTACCCCTGCTCGACGGCCAGGTCGTGCACGACCAGCCTGGCACCCCGGGCGGCGGCGAAGTCGCGGCAGATCTCCTTGGAGCGCTCGGAGTACCCGCCGATCCCGAGGCCGAGGTAGAGCCCGTCGGCCTGGTAGCCGAGCTCGAGCAGCAGGTCCCACAGGGCCAGCGAGTCCTTGCCCCCGGAGACCGCGACCACGACCCGGTCGGTGGGGGCGAGCATGCGGTGCTTGGCGATCGCCCGGGTGACCTGCTGGCCGACGTAGTGGAAGAAGCAGTCCCGGCAGAAGGCGGCGTTGTGCCTGCGGATCTCGATGACGATCGGCCCGCGGCACCGCTTGCAGCGCATGGCCACCTCAGCCGTCCCCCCGCCCGTCCGCGCCGGACCCCCCCGAGATCGCGAACCGGACCTCCACCTTGTCGCCGTCGTGCAGCTCGTCCTGGCTGGTGAGCAGGGCGCCGTCGCGGATCACGAGCACGGTGGTCGGCAGCACCTCCAGACGGGCCAGGAGGTCGGCGACGCGGTGGGCGTCCGGCACCTCGACGGTGCGGTCGGGTGGGCGCAGTCGCGCGGTCACGAGCATAGGCGGGTCCTTGTCTTGGTCGGGACGGGCCAGCCCAGGCGGAGCCGCCTGGGCGGCATCCCCGGGGCGCTCCCGGCGGGTCCGGGTCCGACGCCGGCGGGTCGCCGTCGTCCGTACCGGGCCGGTTGCCGGCATCAACGACACCATACCGTTCCCCCACCGTCGGCGACACCATCGGGCGGTCCGCGGCCCGCCGGCTGCCCGCTCGTCCACTCCCGAGAGCGCAGTCATCCCGGACCTCCGGAGCGGGTGGTCACCTGGACCTCCGGAGCGGGTGGTCACCTGGACCTCCTTCTTCGAGGCAGGGCTCCAACCAGCATCCAGACGGCCCCGCCGGGACCAGAGATGGCGAAAGCCACAGCATGCCGCGCCAGCACACCGCCGTGACCAGCGATCACGCGGCGGCGACGCTCTCGCGGCGGGCCAGGCACGCTCGCATGTGCGCTGTACACCTTCCAGCCATCCGCGGCATGCTCGACCGATTCACGCCAGCAAACTGCCGCACGGCAGGCGCCGTACAAGGAACGACGGGCAACCGTGATGGATGGCGTGATGAGACTCGGCGGCCGTCCGAGCGGTGATCCTGGCACGCTCAGGGCGGCCTGAGTGGTCCGAGACTTGCCGGTCGCTCGTCCCGTCCCCGACCCGCTCGCCGAGGTCTGGGCCGGGCTCTACGATTGCCCGCTGTCGGCCGCCTGCCACGACGTCCACTTCGATCCCGCAGCCGGGCTGGTGCCTCGCGGGATCTGGTCACTGCCCTCCCTCGACCGTGTTGAGCTGCTTGTCGTCGCCCACAACCCGGGCACGCCCCGGCGAACCCGAGCACTTCCAACGCATGCTGCCAGGGCGGCCGAGGATGGAGCTGGCCAGCGGCTACACCAGCGACTCGTTGCGCATAGCTCGCGCAAGCCGTACCACGGGCGCCTGCTGCGGGTCCCGTGCGAGGCGCTGGCGGACACACAGCCGCTGACTCCGGCAGAAGCGCTCGACAGTCACTGAATGCCATGAAGAGGGGCCTCCTTGGTGGCAACCTCCGGGTTGTCACCAAGGAACGTCGCCACGAGGAGGCCGGTGACAAGGTTGCACGCAGGGTGAGATCTGTCGCGTCACCGCTTGGACGTGCACCTGATGGACGAAGGAGGTGCGCTGGTGGAGGCCACCGCGGTGGCACCAGACGCCGATGGGTTGGGTGGGTTGGCCCGCTCGCTTGGGAAGTCCGGTCAGCCGGTCCAGGCCGCGACCTGGTCGATGAACGGCGCCCGGTTCGTGCATGACCAGCTTGAGCTGGCGGGGTGGGAGGTGCTGATCGCCGACGCGCAGAAGGTCAAGGGGCTGGCGCCGCTGGCGTGCAGGACCGACCGGATCGACGCGCGGGTGCTCCCCCGAGTTGTCGCGCTGGGCCTTGGTCCCCGAGATCTGGCTGCCCGCCCCAGAGGTGCGGGCCGAGCGGGAACGGGCTCGCTGGCGGTTGCACCTGGTGCGCCACCGGGTCGCGTTGAAGAACCGGGTGCACGCCACCGTGCTCGTGTTCGGGCGGCCCTGCCTGACCTCGGACCTGTTCGGCGTCGGCGGCCGAGCGCTGCTGGACAGGCTGGCGCTGCCTTGAGCCGTGGGCAGGCTCCATGACCGCCAGCCTGCAACTGCTCGACGAGCTCGACGAGCGGGTCGACGCCTGCGAACGCGAGCTGCGCCGGCTCGGCGCCGACCACGCCGACGCGCCCCTGCTGATGACCGCACCCGGGATCGCGTGGGTGCTTGGCCTGGACGCCGACGAGCAGGCCCGCAGCGGCTTCCGCTACGCCTACTCGGTCTACCAGGCCGAGTACAGCCGCAACCTGTTGTTCAAGGTCGGCGGCCAGATGGACCGCGTCTTCAACGCCGTCGTCGACCGAACCCGCTCCCGGCTGGACGTGCCGATCCTACGGACGCTGTTCGGCGCCAAGGCACGCCCCCACCACGACCGCGCGACCGGGCCGCCCACGCTGGCAGTCGTGCTCGAGAAACCTCGCTATGACCTGACCTGGTTCCACGAGGCTGTGACCTGCGGATTCACAAGACCGGTTCGTGGGCCGATCCGACCGTCCGATCAGTCTGAGCGGCTGATATGTCATGGTTTCGCCACATCCGAAGCCGGAGTCGGGAGGTGTGAATGTGTCCCAATCATGCCTCTGACCTCTGGCTGAACAGCTACGTCTGTGGGCCATCCCAGACCACACCACACCGCTGCAACCATCGCCGGCCGGATGTATTCCACCTGGATGTCCAAACGTGTGAGTGTTCCGGAAGCAGTGCGGGCGGCGATGCTCGAATGGCGTTCCTGGCCGCCCGGTGTCTGGGGTCCGTCGTCTGCTATGGGCCTTACACCAATTCATCACGTGATTGACCGGGCCCCGCAAGTGATCCGCGGACCCTCATCTGCGCCAGTATGACCTCTAGGAAGATTTGGAACGTGTACAGCGCGCTTGCGCCTCCTTCTTCGAGCCATCACTCCTACCGCCGCTTCGGGCGGCTTTCGGCAAGGCCGAGACGAGAAACGCGCTGCATGACGCCACAGAGCAGCACCGTGACCAGCAGCAACGCGACGACGCCACTCCCCCACCCGGCCGGACACCCTCGTATGTGCGCTGTACACCTTCCAGCCATCGGCGGCCTTCTGGACCGCGTTGCGCCAGCGACTGTCCCTGTCAGACTGTCCTGTCCCACCACGCCGCGAGGACCTCTGCGCTCGGGATGTCGATTGGCATGGCCGGAGTCTGCCTACGTCTCACAATCTGGTCAACTGAGGGCGTTTGGCGTGGCGGCGCCGGCCCGCTGGAGGTCCGGTCGTCCGGCCATGCTTTTCGCCGTGGCAACCGAAAGCAGAGGCACATGAGGGTAACCGCGTTCGAGGCCCAGTTGTGATCGCGTCGCTCGCA contains:
- a CDS encoding ATP-binding protein is translated as MRCKRCRGPIVIEIRRHNAAFCRDCFFHYVGQQVTRAIAKHRMLAPTDRVVVAVSGGKDSLALWDLLLELGYQADGLYLGLGIGGYSERSKEICRDFAAARGARLVVHDLAVEQGYTIPQAAGKHGRSSCGVCGLSKRYVFNRAALEGGYDVVATGHNLDDEAAVLFGNTLRWDTAAMARQFPVLEATRPGLVKKVKPLYRVAERETAAYCVLKGIDYVVEECPLVAGNTQMRFKETLNQMEEASPGTKHNFLFGYLDRAAELLRVADDADLAECSRCGMVTVAPEDPAEEAVCAFCRSRARLVGEAALAGTALPLAGTALPLVEREEAAAR
- a CDS encoding MoaD/ThiS family protein, which encodes MLVTARLRPPDRTVEVPDAHRVADLLARLEVLPTTVLVIRDGALLTSQDELHDGDKVEVRFAISGGSGADGRGDG